A stretch of DNA from Glycine max cultivar Williams 82 chromosome 18, Glycine_max_v4.0, whole genome shotgun sequence:
CGACCGCCACCAAGAAACAACTAAATTAACGTTGTGTCGgtataatttaaatgaaaaaaaaagtttaaaaaaaatgtcaaatttttttaagatctaGCTCTTAAACCATACCACAATTGAAACTCTGACGACATTAGTctcattttttcataatttttcataaaattatgatttaatagtgtgtttggatacatGAGTAACAGAAAGATTACTACACTATATTGTTAGACATGAAACCAAACAAACTATAAAATCttgataaaaattactttaaaacagCGCCATATTGATAGAAgtgaatgaataatttaacctaCAACGTAAAAGGTGGTTAAGACCTTCCATTTACACACTTCTTTTTTTGGTAACTTGACAACATAAGCTATTAACCCTGCCCTGATTAAACTCTCTAAAGAAAGTACCTAGACACAAAAAGGTAGTTACTGTTTGCTTATCTGACATAACAGGATCAAACAAATTCCCTTAACGAAAGTTCACCCTCTAGTAATTTATTACAGAAAGCCAGAAACTTAAGATATGTTATATATGTTCCTATGTGACTAAGGATATTTTGTACGTGAATCCGTGACACACGAGAAATGTTGAAGCAAAAGGTAACGCCTAACACACACAAGCGTCCTTTACCAACACGACACTAAGACAAAGCCCACTTGACATGGAAATGAACTGCCATGTCATTTCAAATGGAGCAGCAAAATTGTCAGCCATTCGGGCCAAATTAATAGCATGATAGTAACTTTTACctgaattttctttttgcaaTGAATAGTCACGTTGAGAAAGACAAAAAGAAAGTAGCCCATAGAATACTAATATTGGCCTTatttgtgaaaagaaaaataaagtaaaatacttTGTCAAAGATTGATGTTTCTTCTATTCTAACCCTCCCTTTAGCCTTGTGAAGGGACAGAAAATGCTTAAAAGCTCATGCAGCTGTAGGaatatcttaaaattttctattagaTACTGGTGTGTCCGAAATGAGATTGCTAGACTTTttagttaagtttttttatccataaaaatcaaagacGGATACTAGAAAATTTACAACTTACACAGCTGTTCAACCAATTAAGTAGTTATATTTACAACTTACAACTAAATGAGTTCTTAATTGTTCTCCCTTGTTATCTCTTTGCTTGTTTATTGTCAGAACAACACaacaaagaaaaccaaaataacattaAGCCACAGAGGATACAACATTTCTTACTTAAAATTAAGGTCAATGAAAGTTTTGCCACATTCTAAAGGCAAATTAAGAGGACCAATATATGATGTTTTCAACTTTTTAaatgcaaaatatatttaacataatacaCCTTAGAAGCAGAACTTTTATTTGAGAGAAACAAGCTCAAGACCAATTCCATCCTAAAAAATTGGTAGCCATTTTAAACATGGATGAAGAGGCACAAAAAACATTTACACATAAAACTCTAAGCAGCAACACAGCATCATGGCCACACAAAACAAGATGAGTCTCCAAGATACTGTGAGAAAAAGGCTTAATAATTGCAATGAAATTCATGACCTCCTGCTTGAACCTCGGAAGCCAATACTAGCCAAAGTGCTTGTAGAACGAGAAATGCCAAAGCAAAGTGTTGAAGTTGGTGAAGTAGCAGAAGCACTAgcactctcttcttcttcatctcctCTAAAGTCAAAAGATGAACCAAAGCTTAGGAAACGCCTCCTTCCATGCTTCTCCATTGGAACTACTTTGGAAGAATGATCTGAGGTTGACCATAGAGAAGATGGAGAGGTAGGTGAAGAGGGTGAGAGAATGTTTTTCTTCTTGAGATTTAGTTTTGGGAAGAGTGCTAAGAAGATGTTGGATCTTGAGCGTTTCTTTAGTGgcttgttttttttgttggagtTAACAAAATAGGAAGGTGGAGGAGTGAGGGGTGGGAGAGTGTCCTCAGAGAAAGTGTATTTGGGGGTGCCAGGTTGAGACTCCCACACAAAAGGGACTGCCACAGCCATTCTGAAAGAGGGTTTGGACATGGAACCTTCCTTTGAGAGAAGCCTGCTGAAGAACTTGTCATCTTGCTTGATTTGGAGCACTGTGTTCTGGGGATGAAGCTCAGCTTTTTTGGCACTGAACATCTTTGATGAGAATTTTTGTGTGTGCTTGGTTTGTTCACAGAATCCAAATGGGTTTgctgagagagagaaaaaaaatataagatgcaGAGGTTTTGGACTTTAGTTTTGATTTATATAATAGTGTCACATATAGAGATGAAGTCAGCCCTTGGATATCTTTTAATATGCAACACATGCAACTCCATTATTGACAGCAATTGATATTATATCATATTGTTTACCTTTAAATGACAAAGGTTGTAGTTTCTGCATTCAATGATTTTGATCAAtccccttttattttatttttgtgtgtgagCAAATTTTAAGTCTACAAGCACCTCCCTTCTTAAGCAAATTGTTTAATTGAATTCAATATTgctaaatgtattttaaaaaaaattgactatcaaaagatatttttttaagggggttagttcttttaaataattaacacgTATTGGTTAACATTCTAACAAATTATGTGTTAGGCATGTGCCTAGTGCAAGAAAATCAGCAAATTTAAACTCCAACTCCAATTTGGTTTATTATGAGAGCCTtgttaaaagttatataaatagAGCATAGAGAGTGTAGACTTTTACTTAATTCCCCACATGAATTGCTTGATCAGGCACGATATACCCACAAAACATGCTAAATTTACGGCTGCAGATCTTCTACCCTTGAGAGTCAAACTTTGAAGAGACACTAAAAAATAGTCCCTTAATAGGGCTAACATGGGACACAGGTACACCACATTAAGGGACACCCTTTCCTCTTgtattgcaatttaataaattttcttgtaCTACGAGCTATCTCACATGCAACTTCCAGGAATTTACGCAATTTATTGCAGACTGAAGAAACCTATGAATGGGACTGAACTAAATGAATTGGGGAGAAGATCACCTACCCGTGGTCCATCTTCATCATATTTATGATTATGACAGAAACTTGAGTGGATGACTGTGTCCTGTATCAGTGAGTATTATATAGGGTAAGGGCATATGTCACTCTTGGTGTTTGAACATGACACGATTATCTGTAGGAGTAGATATGTCTGAGTGTCATTAGCTAGCTGAAGTTcatgattaaataattaatgggTAGGGATAGTTTCTAAGAGTCCATCACCACAAATCGCTTTTCGATCTTTTTCATAACAAGACACAATAATCACTCAAATCCCTTTCCTTCTGGTCATATACTTTTGAGTGTGTTAATTGCAATCCAGTGTATTGATTGGTTGAGCCGGTAAAATGTTGCAATGATTTGAGAGGTGAAGGTTACTTTGGAGAAgtaataggtaaaaaaaaatcatatattcatatataattatgttcTTCGTGGGGATTGGGATAAAGGTCGGAGTAACACCACTAAAACTCAAATTATAGGtccaaacaaataattatttactattaatttttattaaagaaaaagtcaaatatgttgataaaaaaaccTAATATAAAACTCTCTCGTTTAAAGTAatctcaaaatttatttttggtttcagtACTCATTGTTGGACTAACTCCGACTTTTAGCCATTAAACTTAAATCCATTATTATATAGAGACGGCATGAATCTTAGTTCAGAGGGTACGGTGAATATTTCTATTAATTAGGATCTCACTAATGTCTATTTTAACTGAACtatttaaagaactaaaatatttaattaaagtataatatttaatCGAGAGCCTAAAATATATAgtctctttaaaattataagtcaGGTTTGATTTTGTTTCCTGTAACAGTTTTTTTATCTCTCAAAAATATGAAAtcggtatttttttatatttataaaatgagcaaaatttaatcaaaaactattctaaaaaatatgaaattgaacTTGTGGCagttaattgttgtatattcaGTGGGACCTTCTTACATGCACGCGCATCTacaaataacaattaaattttcgCTATACCttcattaaattgttaattcgtttttgttaagtttttttttatttatttaaacgaGGATAAAGATATCAGACATGTATAACACCATACACCAAAAAGGGCATAAGGCAATAA
This window harbors:
- the LOC100801292 gene encoding uncharacterized protein, whose translation is MFSAKKAELHPQNTVLQIKQDDKFFSRLLSKEGSMSKPSFRMAVAVPFVWESQPGTPKYTFSEDTLPPLTPPPSYFVNSNKKNKPLKKRSRSNIFLALFPKLNLKKKNILSPSSPTSPSSLWSTSDHSSKVVPMEKHGRRRFLSFGSSFDFRGDEEEESASASATSPTSTLCFGISRSTSTLASIGFRGSSRRS